From one Flavobacterium kingsejongi genomic stretch:
- the rplW gene encoding 50S ribosomal protein L23 produces MSIIIKPIITEKITKESEVFNRFGFVVDRKANKIQIKNAIEAAYGVTVVNVNTMNVRPDRTTKYTKSGLISGKTNAFKKAIVQVQEGETIDFYNNI; encoded by the coding sequence ATGAGTATCATAATTAAACCTATAATAACAGAAAAAATCACCAAGGAAAGTGAAGTTTTTAACCGCTTTGGTTTTGTTGTAGACAGAAAAGCAAACAAAATTCAGATTAAGAATGCTATTGAGGCAGCTTATGGAGTTACTGTTGTGAATGTCAATACGATGAACGTAAGACCGGATAGAACAACTAAATACACCAAAAGTGGTTTAATCAGTGGAAAGACAAATGCTTTCAAGAAAGCAATTGTACAAGTACAAGAAGGAGAAACAATCGATTTTTACAACAATATCTAG
- the rplF gene encoding 50S ribosomal protein L6, giving the protein MSRIGKNPIVVPAGVTVEVAEGIITVKGKLGQLTQEYSDVTVKVEDGQVQVERSSDHKDERAKHGLYRSLINNMIIGVSEGFTKQLELVGVGYRASNQGQKLDLALGFSHNIVLEVAPEVVVETISEKGKNPIVKLTSFDKQLLGQVAAKIRGFRKPEPYKGKGVKFVGEVLRRKAGKSA; this is encoded by the coding sequence ATGTCAAGAATAGGTAAAAATCCAATCGTAGTTCCTGCTGGTGTAACTGTTGAAGTTGCTGAAGGTATAATTACTGTTAAAGGAAAATTAGGTCAACTTACACAGGAATATTCTGATGTAACTGTAAAAGTTGAAGATGGTCAGGTTCAGGTTGAAAGATCTTCTGATCATAAAGACGAAAGAGCAAAACACGGATTGTACAGATCATTAATCAATAACATGATTATTGGTGTATCTGAAGGTTTTACAAAACAACTGGAATTAGTTGGAGTTGGTTACAGAGCTTCAAATCAAGGGCAAAAACTTGATTTGGCTTTAGGATTCTCTCATAACATTGTTTTAGAAGTGGCTCCTGAAGTTGTAGTGGAAACGATATCTGAAAAAGGTAAGAATCCAATCGTAAAATTAACTTCATTTGATAAACAACTTTTAGGTCAGGTTGCGGCGAAAATCAGAGGTTTCCGTAAACCAGAACCGTACAAAGGAAAAGGAGTTAAGTTTGTAGGTGAAGTATTAAGAAGAAAAGCAGGTAAATCAGCTTAA
- the fusA gene encoding elongation factor G encodes MARDLKYTRNIGIAAHIDAGKTTTTERILFYTGKSHKIGEVHDGAATMDWMAQEQERGITITSAATTCEWNFPTEQGKPLPETLPYHFNIIDTPGHVDFTVEVNRSLRVLDGLVFLFSAVDGVEPQSETNWRLADQYRVPRMGFVNKMDRQGSNFLNVCQQVRDMLKSNAVAITLPIGEENDFKGVVDLVKNQAIIWHDETQGATFDIVPIPEDMLAEVKEYRSILIEAVADYDEQLLDKYMEDENSITEDEINVALRAATIDMAIIPMIAGSSFKNKGVQFMLDAVCKYLPSPMDKEGIEGIDPDDVDLLEEDQTKILRRPDVKEPFSALAFKIATDPFVGRLAFFRAYSGRLDAGSYVLNTRSGNKERISRIYQMHANKQNPIEYIEAGDIGAAVGFKDIKTGDTLCDEKHPIILESMKFPAPVIGIAIEPKTKADVDKMGMALAKLAEEDPTFTVRTDEASGQTIISGMGELHLDILVDRMKREFKVEVNQGEPQVEYKEAFTKSAQHRETYKKQSGGRGKFGDIVFTLEPADEVDGKVPVGLQFVNAVKGGNVPKEYIPSVEKGFREAMKTGPLAGYQVDSLKVTLTDGSFHPVDSDALSFELAARMGYREVAKAAGAIILEPIMKMEVITPEENMGDIVGDINRRRGQVNDMGDRNGAKTIKADVPLSEMFGYVTTLRTLSSGRATSTMEFSHYAETPSNISEAVIKKAKGNA; translated from the coding sequence ATGGCAAGAGATTTAAAATATACAAGAAATATAGGAATTGCTGCTCACATTGATGCTGGTAAAACAACAACAACAGAGCGTATTCTTTTTTATACTGGTAAATCACACAAAATTGGTGAGGTGCACGATGGTGCTGCAACAATGGACTGGATGGCACAGGAGCAGGAAAGAGGTATTACTATTACTTCTGCAGCGACTACTTGTGAGTGGAACTTTCCAACTGAACAAGGAAAGCCGCTTCCGGAAACATTGCCTTATCACTTTAATATTATTGATACTCCAGGACACGTTGATTTTACCGTAGAGGTAAACCGTTCTTTAAGGGTATTGGATGGTTTGGTTTTCCTTTTTAGTGCAGTTGATGGTGTTGAGCCACAATCTGAAACTAACTGGAGACTTGCTGATCAATATAGAGTGCCTCGTATGGGGTTTGTTAATAAAATGGACCGTCAGGGATCTAACTTTTTGAATGTATGTCAGCAAGTTAGAGACATGTTAAAATCAAACGCAGTAGCGATCACTTTGCCAATTGGTGAGGAGAATGATTTTAAAGGTGTTGTTGATTTAGTAAAAAACCAGGCTATTATCTGGCATGACGAAACTCAAGGGGCAACTTTTGATATCGTGCCTATTCCAGAGGATATGTTGGCTGAAGTAAAAGAGTACAGATCTATCCTTATTGAAGCGGTTGCTGATTATGATGAGCAATTGTTAGATAAGTACATGGAGGATGAGAATTCTATTACTGAGGATGAGATTAACGTTGCTCTAAGAGCTGCGACTATTGATATGGCTATCATTCCTATGATTGCCGGATCTTCTTTCAAAAACAAAGGAGTTCAGTTTATGCTGGATGCAGTATGTAAATACTTGCCATCTCCGATGGACAAAGAAGGTATCGAAGGTATTGATCCTGATGATGTTGATTTGTTAGAAGAAGATCAAACTAAAATCTTGCGTCGTCCAGATGTAAAAGAGCCTTTTTCGGCTTTGGCATTTAAAATCGCTACTGACCCATTCGTAGGTCGTTTGGCTTTCTTCCGTGCTTATTCTGGTCGTTTAGATGCAGGTTCTTATGTATTGAATACCCGTTCTGGAAATAAAGAAAGAATTTCTCGTATCTACCAAATGCACGCTAACAAGCAAAATCCAATCGAGTATATCGAAGCTGGAGATATTGGTGCGGCAGTTGGATTTAAGGATATCAAAACTGGTGATACATTGTGTGATGAAAAACACCCAATCATTCTTGAAAGTATGAAATTCCCTGCTCCGGTAATTGGTATCGCAATTGAGCCTAAAACTAAAGCAGACGTTGATAAAATGGGTATGGCTTTGGCTAAATTAGCTGAGGAAGATCCTACGTTTACAGTAAGAACTGATGAAGCTTCAGGTCAGACGATTATCTCTGGTATGGGTGAGCTTCACTTGGATATCTTGGTGGATCGTATGAAACGTGAATTCAAAGTTGAAGTGAACCAAGGTGAGCCTCAGGTTGAATATAAAGAAGCATTTACAAAATCTGCTCAACACAGGGAAACATACAAAAAACAATCAGGAGGTCGTGGTAAATTCGGTGATATCGTATTTACACTTGAGCCAGCTGATGAAGTTGATGGAAAAGTGCCTGTTGGGTTACAGTTTGTTAATGCGGTAAAAGGTGGTAACGTTCCTAAGGAATATATTCCATCTGTAGAGAAAGGTTTCCGTGAGGCTATGAAAACTGGTCCTTTAGCAGGATATCAGGTTGATAGTTTAAAAGTAACTTTAACTGACGGATCTTTCCACCCTGTCGATTCAGATGCGCTTTCTTTTGAGTTAGCTGCTAGAATGGGGTATAGAGAAGTAGCTAAAGCTGCTGGAGCAATTATTCTTGAGCCAATCATGAAAATGGAGGTTATTACACCAGAAGAAAACATGGGAGATATCGTAGGTGATATTAACCGTCGTAGAGGTCAGGTGAATGACATGGGTGATAGAAATGGTGCTAAAACAATCAAAGCGGATGTTCCATTATCAGAAATGTTTGGTTATGTAACAACGTTAAGAACGTTATCATCAGGTAGAGCAACTTCTACAATGGAGTTCTCGCACTATGCTGAAACGCCTTCTAATATTTCAGAAGCAGTTATCAAAAAAGCAAAAGGAAACGCTTAA
- the rpsH gene encoding 30S ribosomal protein S8 codes for MYTDPIADYLTRVRNAVAANHKVVEIPASNLKKEITKILFDQGYILSYKFDDNSVQGSIKIALKYDKDTKEPVIKDIQRISKPGLRKYAGASNLPRILNGLGIAIVSTSRGLMTGKQAKQLNIGGEVICYVY; via the coding sequence ATGTATACAGATCCTATTGCGGATTATTTAACGAGAGTTAGAAATGCTGTGGCAGCAAACCACAAAGTGGTGGAAATCCCGGCATCTAACCTTAAAAAAGAAATCACTAAGATTTTATTTGATCAAGGATATATCCTTAGTTACAAATTTGATGATAACTCTGTACAAGGGTCCATCAAAATCGCTTTGAAGTATGATAAAGATACTAAAGAGCCTGTAATCAAAGATATCCAAAGAATTAGTAAACCAGGTCTACGTAAGTATGCAGGTGCTTCTAACTTGCCAAGAATCCTTAACGGATTAGGTATTGCTATTGTTTCTACATCAAGAGGATTGATGACTGGAAAACAAGCTAAGCAATTGAATATTGGTGGAGAAGTAATTTGTTACGTATACTAA
- the rplR gene encoding 50S ribosomal protein L18: MSLTKSERRQRIKFRIRKIVSGTAANPRLSVFRSNKEIYAQLIDDANGVTLVAASSREKEISATKVTSIETATAVGKLIAEKAIKAGIENVTFDRGGYLYHGRVKSLAEGARAAGLKF, from the coding sequence ATGTCATTAACAAAATCTGAAAGAAGACAGAGAATCAAGTTCAGAATCAGAAAAATTGTAAGCGGTACTGCTGCAAACCCAAGACTTTCTGTATTCAGAAGTAATAAAGAAATCTATGCTCAGCTCATAGACGACGCAAATGGTGTTACTTTAGTCGCTGCATCTTCTCGTGAAAAAGAAATCAGTGCTACAAAAGTAACAAGCATCGAAACTGCAACTGCTGTTGGGAAACTAATCGCAGAGAAAGCAATAAAAGCCGGAATTGAAAATGTTACCTTTGATAGAGGTGGATATTTATACCACGGTCGTGTTAAATCATTAGCAGAAGGCGCTAGAGCGGCTGGACTTAAATTCTAA
- the rpsC gene encoding 30S ribosomal protein S3, protein MGQKTNPIGNRLGIIRGWDSNWYGGNDYGDKLAEDHKIRKYIHARLSKASVSKVIIERTLKLVTVTITTARPGIIIGKGGQEVDKLKEELKKITDKEVQINIFEIKRPELDAYLVGTSIARQIESRISYRRAIKMAIAAAIRMNAEGIKVMISGRLNGAEMARSEMFKEGRIPLSTFRADIDYALAEAHTTYGRMGIKVWIMKGEVYGKRDLSPLVGMDKKQAGNGKGGDAPRGKSNFNKGGKPDARKRK, encoded by the coding sequence ATGGGACAAAAGACAAATCCGATTGGAAATCGCCTTGGTATCATTAGAGGATGGGATTCAAACTGGTATGGTGGAAATGATTACGGCGATAAGCTTGCTGAGGATCACAAAATCAGAAAGTATATCCACGCTCGTTTATCAAAAGCTAGTGTATCAAAAGTAATCATCGAGAGAACTTTGAAACTTGTAACCGTTACTATCACTACTGCAAGACCTGGTATTATTATCGGAAAAGGTGGCCAAGAGGTAGACAAGTTGAAAGAAGAACTTAAGAAAATTACTGACAAAGAGGTTCAAATTAACATCTTTGAAATTAAAAGACCAGAACTGGATGCTTACTTAGTAGGTACTAGTATCGCTCGTCAGATTGAAAGTCGTATTTCATACAGAAGAGCAATCAAAATGGCAATCGCAGCAGCAATTCGTATGAATGCTGAAGGGATTAAAGTGATGATTTCAGGTCGTTTGAACGGTGCTGAAATGGCACGTTCAGAAATGTTCAAAGAAGGTAGAATTCCTCTATCAACTTTCAGAGCTGACATTGATTATGCACTTGCTGAAGCACATACTACTTACGGTAGAATGGGTATCAAAGTGTGGATCATGAAAGGCGAAGTTTATGGAAAAAGAGATCTGTCTCCACTAGTTGGAATGGATAAAAAACAAGCCGGAAATGGTAAAGGTGGAGATGCTCCTCGTGGGAAATCTAACTTTAACAAAGGTGGGAAACCAGACGCTCGTAAAAGAAAGTAA
- the rplD gene encoding 50S ribosomal protein L4, translated as MEVKVLNFNGKETGRTITLSDSVFAIEPNKHAVYLDVKQYLANQRQGTHKAKERAEVAGSTRKIKKQKGTGTARAGSAKNPLFKGGGTVFGPRPRSYSFKLNKNLKRLARKSAFSIKAQESNLIVVEDFNFETPNTKNFINVLKSLGLENKKSLFVLGESNKNVYLSSRNLKASSVITNSELSTYAILNANNLVLLESSLEGIEENLSK; from the coding sequence ATGGAAGTAAAAGTTTTAAATTTCAACGGAAAAGAAACTGGCAGAACGATCACTCTTTCTGATTCAGTATTCGCAATAGAGCCTAATAAGCACGCTGTATATCTAGATGTTAAGCAATACTTAGCTAATCAAAGACAAGGAACTCACAAAGCTAAAGAAAGAGCTGAAGTTGCCGGAAGTACACGTAAGATTAAAAAACAAAAAGGAACTGGTACTGCTCGTGCCGGTAGTGCAAAAAACCCTTTGTTTAAAGGTGGAGGTACAGTTTTTGGACCAAGACCAAGAAGTTATTCATTTAAATTGAATAAGAACTTAAAGAGACTTGCTAGAAAATCAGCTTTCAGTATTAAAGCACAAGAATCAAATTTGATCGTAGTAGAAGATTTTAATTTCGAAACACCAAATACTAAAAATTTCATTAACGTTTTGAAATCTTTAGGGTTAGAGAATAAAAAATCCCTATTTGTGTTGGGAGAGTCAAATAAAAATGTATATTTGTCCTCACGCAATTTGAAGGCGTCTAGTGTTATAACTAACTCAGAATTAAGTACTTACGCTATTTTAAATGCGAATAATTTAGTACTTTTAGAGAGTTCTTTAGAAGGAATTGAAGAAAATTTAAGCAAATAA
- the rplP gene encoding 50S ribosomal protein L16, whose amino-acid sequence MLQPKRTKYRKVQKGRMKGVSQRGHELSNGMFGIKSLDSSFLTSRQIEAARIAATRFMKREGQLWIKIFPDKPITKKPLEVRMGKGKGAVEFWAAVVKPGRIMFEVGGVPLSVAKEALRLAAQKLPVKTKFIVARDFEA is encoded by the coding sequence ATGTTACAGCCTAAAAGAACAAAATACCGTAAGGTACAGAAAGGTAGAATGAAAGGCGTTTCTCAAAGAGGACATGAGCTTTCTAATGGAATGTTTGGTATTAAATCTTTAGATTCATCTTTTTTAACTTCACGTCAAATCGAGGCTGCTCGTATCGCTGCAACTCGTTTTATGAAAAGAGAAGGACAATTATGGATTAAAATATTCCCGGACAAACCTATCACTAAGAAGCCTCTTGAGGTACGTATGGGTAAAGGTAAAGGTGCAGTTGAATTTTGGGCTGCAGTTGTTAAACCTGGAAGAATTATGTTTGAAGTTGGAGGTGTACCTTTGTCTGTTGCTAAAGAAGCTTTGCGTCTTGCAGCACAAAAACTTCCAGTTAAAACTAAGTTTATCGTTGCTAGAGATTTCGAAGCATAA
- the rplC gene encoding 50S ribosomal protein L3, whose amino-acid sequence MSGLIGKKIGMTSIFDENGKNIPCTVIEAGPCVVTQVRTNEVDGYEAFQLGFDDKKSEKHVTKADAGHFKKAGTSAKKKVVEFKYFETEHKLGDVITVDLFQEGEFVDVQGVSKGKGFQGVVKRHGFGGVGQATHGQHNRLRAPGSVGASSYPSRVFKGMRMAGRMGGDNVTIQNLRVLKVVSDKNLLVIKGCVPGHKNSYVIIQK is encoded by the coding sequence ATGTCTGGGTTAATTGGTAAAAAAATCGGCATGACTAGCATTTTCGACGAAAACGGGAAAAACATTCCTTGTACAGTAATCGAAGCTGGACCATGCGTTGTTACCCAAGTCAGAACCAATGAGGTTGACGGGTATGAAGCGTTTCAACTTGGTTTCGATGACAAAAAATCAGAAAAACACGTTACTAAAGCTGACGCAGGTCACTTTAAGAAAGCGGGAACTTCTGCTAAGAAAAAAGTCGTTGAATTCAAGTATTTCGAAACAGAGCACAAATTAGGTGATGTTATCACTGTAGATCTTTTTCAGGAAGGTGAGTTTGTAGACGTTCAAGGAGTATCAAAAGGTAAAGGTTTTCAAGGGGTTGTTAAACGTCACGGTTTTGGTGGTGTTGGACAAGCAACTCACGGTCAGCACAACCGTTTGAGAGCGCCTGGATCTGTTGGAGCATCATCTTATCCGTCAAGAGTATTCAAGGGAATGCGTATGGCAGGAAGAATGGGAGGAGACAATGTAACAATTCAAAACCTTAGAGTTTTAAAAGTAGTTTCTGATAAGAATTTACTTGTGATTAAAGGATGTGTTCCTGGACACAAAAACTCTTATGTAATCATTCAGAAGTAA
- the rpsS gene encoding 30S ribosomal protein S19 encodes MARSLKKGPFVHYKLDKKVQENIEKGNKGVVKTWSRASMITPDFVGQTIAVHNGRQFVPVYVTENMVGHKLGEFSPTRSFRGHAGAKNKGKK; translated from the coding sequence ATGGCACGTTCATTAAAAAAAGGACCTTTTGTACACTATAAATTAGATAAGAAAGTTCAAGAAAACATTGAAAAAGGGAATAAAGGAGTTGTTAAGACCTGGTCTAGAGCTTCTATGATTACTCCTGATTTCGTTGGACAGACTATCGCAGTACATAATGGTCGTCAGTTTGTACCGGTTTACGTAACAGAAAACATGGTAGGTCATAAATTAGGAGAGTTTTCACCAACACGATCTTTTAGAGGTCACGCTGGAGCAAAAAATAAAGGTAAAAAATAA
- the rpsN gene encoding 30S ribosomal protein S14: MAKESMKAREVKRQKTVEKYAEKRKALKEAGDFEGLQKLPKNASPVRLHNRCKLTGRPRGYMRQFGLSRVTFREMANNGLIPGVKKASW, translated from the coding sequence ATGGCTAAAGAATCAATGAAAGCCCGTGAGGTTAAGAGACAAAAAACGGTAGAAAAATACGCTGAAAAAAGAAAAGCTTTGAAAGAAGCTGGAGATTTTGAAGGTTTACAAAAATTACCGAAAAATGCTTCTCCTGTTCGTTTGCACAATCGTTGTAAATTAACCGGAAGACCAAGAGGGTATATGCGTCAGTTCGGTCTTTCACGTGTAACTTTCCGTGAAATGGCTAATAATGGATTAATTCCAGGAGTTAAAAAAGCCAGCTGGTAA
- the rpmC gene encoding 50S ribosomal protein L29 produces MKQSEIKDLSAAELQEKLSQLKKTYADLKIAHAISPIENPLQIRGVRRSVARVATELSKRELQ; encoded by the coding sequence ATGAAACAATCAGAAATAAAAGATCTATCTGCAGCTGAGTTGCAAGAGAAACTTAGTCAGTTAAAGAAGACATATGCCGACCTAAAAATAGCTCACGCTATATCACCAATTGAGAATCCGCTTCAAATAAGAGGAGTAAGAAGATCAGTTGCTAGAGTAGCCACTGAGTTAAGCAAAAGAGAGTTACAATAA
- the rplB gene encoding 50S ribosomal protein L2, producing MSVRKLKPITPGQRFRVVNGFDAITTDKPERSLIAPIKNSGGRNSQGKMTMRYTGGGHKQRYRIIDFKRTKVGIPASVKSIEYDPNRTAFIALLAYADGEKTYIIAQNGLQVGQKVVSGPESAPEIGNTLPLSRIPLGTVISCIELRPGQGAVIARSAGTFAQLMARDGKYATIKMPSGETRLILLTCSATIGAVSNSDHQLVVSGKAGRSRWLGRRPRTRPVAMNPVDHPMGGGEGRSSGGHPRSRNGVPSKGYRTRSKKNPSNKYIVERRKK from the coding sequence ATGTCAGTAAGAAAATTAAAACCTATTACCCCTGGTCAGCGTTTTAGAGTTGTGAATGGTTTTGACGCCATTACAACTGATAAGCCGGAGCGCTCTTTGATAGCACCGATAAAAAACTCAGGAGGTAGAAATAGTCAAGGAAAGATGACCATGCGTTATACGGGTGGTGGTCACAAACAGAGATATCGTATCATTGATTTCAAAAGAACTAAAGTTGGAATTCCAGCTTCTGTGAAATCAATTGAATATGATCCGAATCGTACAGCTTTTATCGCTTTGTTGGCTTATGCTGATGGTGAGAAAACGTACATTATCGCTCAAAATGGATTGCAAGTAGGTCAGAAAGTAGTTTCTGGTCCTGAATCTGCACCGGAAATTGGTAATACATTGCCATTAAGCAGAATTCCTTTAGGAACTGTTATTTCATGTATTGAGTTGCGTCCAGGTCAGGGAGCAGTTATTGCTCGTTCTGCTGGTACATTTGCTCAATTAATGGCAAGAGATGGGAAATATGCAACAATTAAAATGCCTTCAGGTGAAACAAGATTAATCTTGCTTACTTGTTCTGCTACAATTGGAGCTGTTTCTAATTCTGACCACCAGTTGGTTGTATCTGGTAAAGCAGGTAGATCAAGATGGTTGGGTAGAAGACCTAGAACAAGACCAGTTGCAATGAACCCTGTCGATCACCCAATGGGTGGTGGTGAAGGACGTTCTTCTGGAGGTCATCCACGTTCAAGAAACGGAGTACCTTCTAAAGGTTATAGAACTCGTTCTAAGAAAAACCCGAGTAACAAGTATATCGTAGAACGTAGAAAGAAATAA
- the rplN gene encoding 50S ribosomal protein L14: MVQQESRLKVADNTGAKEVLTIRVLGGTKRRYASVGDKIVVSIKDATPNGNVKKGAVSTAVVVRTKKEVRRADGSYIRFDDNACVLLNAAGEMRGTRVFGPVARELREKQFMKIVSLAPEVL; this comes from the coding sequence ATGGTACAACAGGAATCAAGATTAAAAGTAGCAGATAACACGGGAGCAAAAGAAGTTTTGACTATCCGTGTGCTTGGAGGAACGAAAAGACGTTATGCCTCTGTTGGAGATAAAATTGTAGTATCTATTAAAGATGCAACACCTAACGGTAACGTTAAAAAAGGTGCTGTTTCAACTGCAGTTGTTGTACGTACCAAAAAAGAAGTGAGAAGAGCCGACGGTTCATATATCAGATTTGACGATAACGCATGTGTATTGTTGAATGCTGCTGGTGAAATGAGAGGAACTCGCGTTTTTGGTCCGGTTGCAAGAGAACTTCGTGAAAAACAATTCATGAAAATTGTATCATTAGCACCTGAAGTGCTTTAA
- the rplE gene encoding 50S ribosomal protein L5, which yields MAYIPRLKQEYKDRVISALKEEFGYKNVMQVPKLEKIVLSRGVGAAVSDKKLIDYAVDELTKITGQKAVSTISKKDVASFKLRKGMPIGAKVTLRGEKMYEFLDRLITSSLPRVRDFSGIKATGFDGRGNYNLGVLEQIIFPEIDIDKVNKISGMDITFVTTAKTDKEAKSLLAELGLPFKKN from the coding sequence ATGGCTTATATACCTAGACTAAAACAAGAATATAAGGACAGAGTTATCTCTGCCCTTAAAGAAGAATTCGGTTATAAAAACGTAATGCAAGTTCCTAAACTTGAAAAAATCGTTTTAAGCCGTGGAGTTGGTGCAGCAGTATCTGATAAGAAATTAATCGATTATGCTGTTGATGAGTTGACTAAGATTACCGGGCAAAAAGCGGTTTCTACAATCTCTAAAAAAGACGTTGCGTCTTTCAAATTGAGAAAAGGAATGCCAATTGGAGCAAAAGTAACTTTACGTGGAGAAAAAATGTATGAATTCCTTGATAGGTTGATTACATCTTCTTTGCCACGTGTAAGAGACTTTAGCGGAATCAAAGCTACTGGTTTTGACGGTAGAGGTAACTACAACCTTGGTGTTTTGGAGCAAATCATTTTCCCTGAAATTGATATTGATAAAGTAAACAAAATCTCAGGAATGGATATTACCTTTGTAACTACTGCGAAAACAGATAAAGAAGCAAAGTCACTATTAGCGGAATTAGGATTACCTTTTAAAAAGAATTAA
- the rpsJ gene encoding 30S ribosomal protein S10, producing the protein MSQKIRIKLKSYDHSLVDKSAEKIVKTVKSTGAVVTGPIPLPTHKKIFTVLRSPHVNKKSREQFEVMSYKRLLDIYSSSSKTIDALMKLELPSGVEVEIKV; encoded by the coding sequence ATGAGTCAAAAAATCAGAATAAAATTAAAATCTTACGATCACAGTTTGGTAGACAAGTCTGCTGAAAAGATTGTAAAAACTGTAAAGAGTACAGGTGCAGTGGTAACAGGTCCTATTCCTTTACCAACTCACAAAAAGATTTTTACTGTTTTACGTTCTCCACACGTAAACAAAAAATCAAGAGAGCAATTTGAAGTAATGTCATACAAGAGATTGTTGGATATTTACAGCTCTTCATCAAAAACTATTGACGCTCTAATGAAATTAGAGTTGCCAAGCGGAGTTGAAGTAGAGATCAAAGTATAA
- the rplV gene encoding 50S ribosomal protein L22: protein MGVRKRERAEQTKEANKQIAFAKLNNCPTSPRKMRLVADLVRGQKIERALNILRFSSKEASRKLEKLLLSAIANWQAKNAEANLEEAGLIVKEIRVDGGMMLKRLRPAPQGRAHRIRKRSNHVTIVLGAINNTQSN from the coding sequence ATGGGAGTTCGTAAAAGAGAAAGAGCAGAGCAGACTAAAGAAGCTAACAAGCAGATTGCTTTTGCAAAATTGAATAACTGCCCTACTTCACCTAGAAAAATGCGCTTAGTAGCAGACTTGGTAAGAGGTCAGAAAATTGAAAGAGCACTTAATATATTAAGATTTAGTTCTAAAGAAGCTTCTCGTAAATTAGAGAAATTGTTGTTATCAGCTATTGCTAACTGGCAAGCTAAAAACGCAGAAGCAAATCTTGAAGAAGCTGGTTTGATAGTTAAAGAGATCCGTGTTGATGGTGGGATGATGTTGAAAAGACTTCGTCCTGCGCCACAAGGTCGCGCACATAGAATAAGAAAACGTTCCAATCACGTAACAATCGTTTTGGGAGCTATCAATAACACACAAAGTAATTAA
- the rplX gene encoding 50S ribosomal protein L24: protein MIKLKIKSGDIVRVITGDHKGAEGKVLRVYREKNKAIVEGVNMVSKHTKPSAKNPQGGIVKKEASINISNISLIDPKTKEATRVGIKTEGDKKVRFSKKSKEVL from the coding sequence ATGATAAAGCTAAAAATAAAATCAGGAGATATCGTTAGAGTAATTACCGGAGACCATAAAGGTGCTGAAGGTAAAGTTTTAAGAGTATATCGTGAGAAAAATAAAGCGATTGTTGAAGGTGTAAACATGGTATCGAAACATACGAAACCAAGTGCTAAAAACCCTCAAGGTGGTATCGTTAAGAAAGAAGCTTCAATTAATATTTCAAACATTTCTCTTATAGATCCTAAAACAAAGGAAGCTACAAGAGTTGGAATAAAAACTGAAGGAGATAAGAAAGTAAGATTTTCAAAAAAATCTAAAGAAGTACTATAG
- the rpsQ gene encoding 30S ribosomal protein S17, giving the protein MEKRNLRKERVGVVTSNKMEKSIVVAEVRRVKHPLYGKFVLKTKKYVAHDETNDCNIGDTVRISETRPLSKSKCWRLVEIIERAK; this is encoded by the coding sequence ATGGAAAAAAGAAATTTAAGAAAAGAGAGAGTTGGTGTTGTTACAAGTAACAAAATGGAGAAATCTATTGTAGTTGCGGAAGTAAGAAGAGTAAAACACCCGTTATACGGTAAGTTCGTGTTGAAAACAAAGAAATATGTTGCACACGACGAAACAAACGACTGCAATATTGGTGATACAGTAAGGATTAGTGAAACACGTCCTTTAAGTAAATCAAAATGTTGGAGATTAGTTGAAATCATTGAAAGAGCTAAGTAA